In a genomic window of Comamonadaceae bacterium OTU4NAUVB1:
- a CDS encoding DHA2 family efflux MFS transporter permease subunit, protein MATASASAAAPAAQAAPAHITYPPLEGSARVWGTIALSAATFMNVLDSSIANVSLPAIAGDLGVSSTQGTWVITSFAVANAIAVPLTGWLTQRFGQVRLFMASVILFMVASLLCGLAPNMTTLIAFRALQGFVAGPMIPLSQTLLLSSYPRAKAGLAMAMWSMTTLVAPVMGPLLGGYITDNISWPWIFYINIPVGIASATITWALYRKRESNTRKLPIDSVGLALLVLWVGAMQLMLDKGKELDWFNSPEVVTMAVVAVVGFAFFMIWELTEQHPVVDLSLFKRRNFWAGATATAVGYGLFFGNVVLLPLWLQQYMGYTATQAGMVLAPVGALAIVLSPVVGMTVAKVDPRRYATFSFLVFALVLWMRSNFNTQADIATIMVPTIVQGVAMAFFFIPLVTLTLSGLTPDRIPAASGLSNFLRITAGAMGTSIATTLWERRATVHHAQLAESINQGNAAATSALGGLTGGGFSPDQALAQVGRIVDQQAFMLAANDIFYASAVLFIFLVPLVWLARPQMGGAGAADAAAGAH, encoded by the coding sequence ATGGCCACCGCTTCCGCCAGCGCCGCCGCGCCCGCAGCCCAGGCGGCGCCGGCGCACATCACCTACCCGCCGCTCGAAGGCTCCGCACGCGTCTGGGGCACGATCGCGCTGTCCGCGGCGACCTTCATGAACGTGCTCGATTCGTCGATCGCCAATGTGTCGCTGCCCGCCATCGCGGGCGACCTGGGCGTGAGCTCGACGCAGGGCACCTGGGTCATCACCAGCTTCGCCGTGGCCAACGCCATCGCCGTGCCGCTGACCGGCTGGCTGACCCAGCGCTTCGGCCAGGTGCGGCTGTTCATGGCCAGCGTGATCCTGTTCATGGTCGCCTCGCTGCTGTGCGGGCTCGCGCCCAACATGACCACGCTGATCGCCTTCCGGGCGCTGCAGGGCTTCGTCGCCGGGCCGATGATCCCGCTGTCGCAGACGCTGCTGCTGTCGAGCTATCCGCGCGCCAAGGCCGGCCTGGCGATGGCGATGTGGTCGATGACCACGCTCGTCGCGCCGGTGATGGGACCGCTGCTGGGCGGCTACATCACCGACAACATCTCGTGGCCGTGGATCTTCTACATCAACATCCCCGTGGGCATCGCCTCGGCCACCATCACCTGGGCGCTCTATCGCAAGCGCGAGAGCAACACGCGCAAGCTGCCGATCGACTCGGTCGGGCTGGCGCTGCTGGTGCTGTGGGTGGGGGCGATGCAGCTGATGCTCGACAAGGGCAAGGAGCTGGACTGGTTCAACTCCCCCGAGGTCGTGACGATGGCGGTGGTGGCGGTGGTCGGCTTCGCCTTCTTCATGATCTGGGAGCTGACCGAGCAGCATCCGGTGGTCGACCTGTCGCTGTTCAAGCGCCGCAATTTCTGGGCCGGCGCCACGGCCACGGCCGTGGGCTACGGGCTGTTCTTCGGCAACGTCGTGCTGCTGCCGCTGTGGCTGCAGCAGTACATGGGCTACACGGCCACGCAGGCGGGCATGGTGCTGGCGCCCGTCGGGGCGCTGGCGATCGTGCTGTCGCCGGTGGTGGGCATGACGGTGGCGAAGGTCGATCCGCGGCGCTACGCCACGTTCTCGTTCCTCGTCTTCGCGCTGGTGCTGTGGATGCGCTCGAACTTCAACACGCAGGCCGACATCGCCACCATCATGGTGCCCACCATCGTGCAGGGGGTGGCGATGGCGTTCTTCTTCATCCCGCTGGTGACGCTGACGCTGTCGGGCCTCACGCCCGACCGCATCCCGGCGGCCTCGGGCCTGTCGAATTTCCTGCGGATCACGGCCGGCGCCATGGGCACCTCGATCGCGACCACGCTGTGGGAGCGTCGCGCGACCGTGCACCATGCGCAGCTCGCCGAGTCGATCAACCAGGGCAACGCCGCGGCGACCAGCGCGCTGGGCGGACTCACCGGCGGCGGGTTCAGTCCCGACCAGGCGCTGGCGCAGGTCGGCCGCATCGTCGACCAGCAGGCCTTCATGCTGGCGGCCAACGACATCTTCTACGCCTCGGCCGTGCTGTTCATCTTCCTGGTGCCGCTGGTCTGGCTGGCGCGGCCGCAGATGGGGGGCGCCGGGGCCGCCGACGCGGCGGCGGGCGCGCACTGA